From Rhodobium gokarnense:
CTGGCCTCCTCCGTCCAGGAGGTCGGCCGTCAGGTCGCCCAGTCCTCGGAAATGTCGAACCGTGCAGTCAGCGAGGCCCAGGCCACCGTCGACCGGGTTAATGCCCTGTCCAATGCCGCCAACCGAATCGGCGACATCATCACCCTGATCCAGGACATTGCCGAACAGACCAATCTCCTTGCCCTCAACGCCACCATCGAGGCCGCCCGCGCCGGCGAGGCCGGCAGGGGCTTTGCGGTCGTCGCCTCGGAGGTCAAGACGCTCGCCGAGCAGACCGCCAAGGCGACAACGGAGATCTCCGAGCAGATCGGCGAGATCCAGTCGACCACGTCACAGTCGTCCGAGGCCATCGGCACCATCTCCGACACCATCACCAGCCTGAACGAAATCGCCTCGGCAATCTCCGCCGCCGTCGACGAGCAGTCCGCCGCGACCCAGGAGATCGCCCGCAGCGTCAGCCAGGCCGCCGAGGGCACGAATGCGGTGACCGGCTCCATTTCCGACATTCGCGGCATGGCGGCGGAGACGTCAGCGTCCTCCGGCGGCGTCCAGGCATCTGCCGAGGCCCTCGGCCAGCAGGCCGACCGGCTGCGCACGGAAATGACGACCTTCCTGAAGCAGGTGCGCAGCGCCTGAGCCGGCGCAACCGAGGCCGGCCTAGCGCTTCACCGGGTCCATGGGTTTCATGGGCCCGGCCGGCTGCAGCGGCGTCTTCTTGCCGCCGAGCCTTTCCCTGAGATCGAGCCAGTTGACGTACCAGGCGACCTTGCGGTTGGACATCATCGGCAGCCGCGCCACATCGAGGCCGGTCAGCGGCGCGAACGGGCTGCCGCGCAGCGAGCCGTAGATACCGAAGCGCACCGTCGGCTTGGTGCTGACGGCGCGGGCGTGGAAGCCGTGGGTGTCGGCGACGACGAAGCTGTTGGCCGGCACGGCGACGGAGACCGGCGCCGGAAAGCCCATCTCCTCAAGGTCCTCCAGGGTCGCCCGGAACGAGCCCCGGGCATGGTAGACGACCGGATCGGCGTGCGCCGTCAGGCTCTTCTTGTATTCCCAGGCGATCCGTCCCGGCGTCATCCGGTGCGAGCCGGGCACGTAGGTGTAGGGCCCCTCGTCCTCGGCGATGTCGTGCATGAAGAACCAGCACTTGGCCGTCGGCTGGAAGGTATCCGAATGAACCGCCGTCTGCGGGTCCTGGTCGCCGCGGGTGGGATCGGTGAGGACGATGTGCAGGAACAGGATCGGCTCGGCGTTGAACGAGGCCATGTAGCGCAGCAGGCCCTGGAACAGCGGCCCGGTTACCAGCTCGCGCGTCACCGGCAGGCGCTCCAGCAGCGCGCGGTCGAGCGGCACGAAGCGGGTGACGGTGGCGCCCTGGCGCATTTCCCGCGCCTCGAAGGTGCCCTCGACCAGTTCCTCGCGCAGCTTGGCGAAATCGCCGTCGGAAAGGACGTTCTTCTTGACGACGAAGCCGTCGCGCGCGAATGCCTCGCGGTCCTCCGGCGTTGCCAGATGGCGCATCTGCGCCCGCCGCCAGTCGGCC
This genomic window contains:
- a CDS encoding phytanoyl-CoA dioxygenase family protein, with translation MSRSALSYLKAPLWAAELATGAKSFQANPIIGSPALNKRGLHVARIRAAERMADWRRAQMRHLATPEDREAFARDGFVVKKNVLSDGDFAKLREELVEGTFEAREMRQGATVTRFVPLDRALLERLPVTRELVTGPLFQGLLRYMASFNAEPILFLHIVLTDPTRGDQDPQTAVHSDTFQPTAKCWFFMHDIAEDEGPYTYVPGSHRMTPGRIAWEYKKSLTAHADPVVYHARGSFRATLEDLEEMGFPAPVSVAVPANSFVVADTHGFHARAVSTKPTVRFGIYGSLRGSPFAPLTGLDVARLPMMSNRKVAWYVNWLDLRERLGGKKTPLQPAGPMKPMDPVKR